In Chelonia mydas isolate rCheMyd1 chromosome 20, rCheMyd1.pri.v2, whole genome shotgun sequence, a single genomic region encodes these proteins:
- the R3HDM2 gene encoding R3H domain-containing protein 2 isoform X11, producing MSNSNTTQETLEIIKESEKKLVEESVNKNKFVSRSPSKEEVEKDGEETNVRQESQRRTSNHGHARKRAKSNSKLKLVRSLAVCEESSGPFVDGPLEAQDIIQLHVSCPSDKEEEKSTKDGPEKEEKDKNKEKAPRKMLSRDSSQEYTDSTGIDLHEFLVNTLKKNPRDRMMLLKLEQEILEFISDNNSQVKKFPQMTSYHRMLLHRVAAYFGMDHNVDQTGKAVIINKTSNTRIPEQRFSEHIKDEKNVDFPQRFILKRDDASMDRDDNQIRIPLQDGRRSKSIEEREEEYQRVRERIFARETGQNGYLNDSRLSKEGFSSSSHKRRQIFRGNRDALNRASGSRQSSTESELKSLEPRPWSSTDSDSSIRNLRPPVTKASSFSGISILTRGDSIGSSVSRTARPGLSLAPEACSQVASSQPGRGSFLPCPVQQQPQQHQALPPTPQQQPAMSNHLISPPVPALQPVQYSASSCPQVLLPVSPPQQYNMADELSSPFGQISLSRQGSTEAPDPSSAMFQPPLISQHPQQTGFIMTSPGQPIPSSSYSTSGHTAPAQQVLQPQGYLQPPQQIQVSYYPPGQYPNSSQQYRPLSHPVAFSPQRSQQLPQPAQQPAGLQPMMSNQQQTYQGMLGVQPSQTPGLLSNQRSNMGSQMQSMLGVQPSQTSGLLSNQRGNMGSQMQGLMVQYTALPSYQVPVASESQGVVQQPFQQPVLVPASQSVQGGLQSSGMPVYYSVIPTAQQNGTSPSVGYLQPPGSEQYQMPQSPSPCSPPQMQQPYSGVSPSGPGVVVMQLNVPSGPQPPQNPPVVQWSHCKYYGLDQRGQKPGDLYNPDTSAQASTQLTSPITSPTQSPTPSPVTNLNSVCTGLGPLPVLTQFPRPVGPAQGDGRYSLLGQPLQYNLSICPAPLLPSQSTYSTHQGQTGMKHGNRGKRQALKSASTDLGTSDVVLGRVLEVTDLPEGITRTEADKLFTQLAMAGAKIQWLKETQGRRGAGGGAGDHHGPAENGRHPDLAALYTVVAVFPSPLAAQNASLHLNNSLSRFRLRGAKKNYDLRVLERASSQ from the exons TCTAATTCGAAGCTCAAGCTGGTCAGGAGCCTGGCAGTGTGTGAAGAATCCTCCGGCCCCTTTGTGGATGGGCCCTTGGAAGCCCAG GACATTATTCAGTTGCATGTCAGCTGCCCCTCggacaaggaagaggagaagTCTACAAAAGATGGGCccgagaaagaggaaaaagacaaGAATAAGGAGAAGGCACCAAGGAAAATGCTCTCTAGAG aTTCCAGCCAAGAATACACAGACTCCACTGGAATAGATTTGCATGAATTTTTAGtaaatacactgaaaaaaaatccaag GGATCGAATGATGCTGCTAAAGTTAGAACAGGAGATTCTGGAATTTATTAGCGATAACAA CAGTCAGGTCAAGAAGTTCCCTCAGATGACCTCATATCACAGGATGCTCCTGCACAGGGTAGCTGCCTACTTCGGCATGGACCATAACGTTGACCAAACTGGGAAAGCCGTCATTATCAACAAGACCAGTAACACCAGGAT CCCCGAGCAAAGGTTCTCCGAGCACATCAAAGACGAGAAGAACGTGGACTTTCCACAGAGGTTCATCCTAAAGCGAGACGACGCCAGCATGGACCGGGACGATAATCAG atcaggatcccattgcaGGATGGGAGGAGGAGCAAATCAatagaagagagagaagaggagtaTCAGAGGGTCAGAGAGCGGATATTTGCACGAGAG ACCGGTCAGAACGGATATCTGAACGACAGCAG ACTCTCCAAGGAAGGCTTTTCTTCTAGCTCTCACAAAAGGAGGCAGATTTTTAG GGGGAACCGGGACGCTCTGAACCGGGCCTCGGGCAGCCgtcagagcagcacagagagcGAGCTGAAGTCGCTGGAGCCCCGGCCCTGGAGCAGCACAGACTCGGACAGCTCCATCCGCAACCTGCGCCCTCCTGTAACTAAAGCCAGCAGCTTCAGCGGCATCTCCATCCTCACGCGAGGGGACAGCATCGGGAGCAGCGTCAGCAGGACGGCCAGGCCAG GTCTGTCGCTTGCCCCGGAAGCATGCAGCCAAGTCGCCTCGTCCCAGCCTGGCCGAGGGAGCTTCTTGCCGtgccctgtgcagcagcagccgcagcagcacCAAGCACTCCCGCCCACTCCCCAGCAACAGCCGGCGATGAGCAATCACCTGATCTCCCCG CCggtcccagctctgcagcctgttCAGTACTCTGCCAGCTCCTGTCCCCAGGTCCTCCTGCCCGTGTCTCCGCCCCAGCAGTACAACATG GCCGATGAGCTCAGCTCCCCCTTTGGGCAGATCAGCCTCAGCCGTCAGGGCTCCACGGAAGCTCCGGACCCGTCCTCGGCCATGTTCCAGCCGCCCCTCATCTCCCAGCATCCTCAGCAGACGGGATTCATCATGACGTCCCCGGGACAGCCCATCCCTTCCTCCAGCTACTCCACCTCGGGACACACGGCTCCCGCTCAGCAagtcctgcagccccagggctacctgcagcctccccagcaa ATTCAGGTTTCCTACTACCCGCCCGGGCAGTATCCGAACTCCAGCCAGCAATACAGACCTCTCAGTCACCCGGTGGCCTTCAGCCCCCAGCGCAGTCAGCAGCTCCCACAGCCTGCACAGCAGCCTG CAGGTTTACAGCCAATGATGTCCAACCAGCAGCAGACGTaccagggcatgctgggagtcCAGCCGTCCCAGACCCCCGGCCTCCTCAGCAATCAGAGGAGCAACATGGGGAGCCAGatgcaaagcatgctgggagtcCAGCCATCCCAGACCTCCGGCCTCCTCAGCAATCAAAGAGGCAACATGGGGAGCCAGATGCAAGGCCTGATGGTCCAGTACACGGCACTGCCCTCGTATCAG GTCCCGGTGGCTAGCGAGTCGCAGGGGGTGGTCCAGCAGCCGTTCCAGCAGCCGGTGCTGGTGCCCGCCAGCCAGTCGGTTCAGGGAGGGCTGCAGTCCAGCGGGATGCCGGTCTATTACAGCGTCATCCCCACGGCCCAGCAGAACGGCACCAG CCCCTCGGTCGGGTacctgcagcctcctggctccGAGCAGTATCAGATGCCCCAGTCTCCCTCGCCCTGTAGCCCGCCACAGATGCAGCAGCCGTATTCAG GGGTGTCTCCGTCGGGGCCCGGCGTGGTCGTGATGCAGCTGAACGTGCCCAGCGGCCCCCAGCCCCCGCAGAACCCTCCCGTGGTGCAGTGGAGCCACTGTAAATACTATGGCCTCGACCAGCGGGGGCAGAAGCCGGGGGACCTGTACAACCCAGACACCAGCGCCCAG GCCAGCACCCAGCTAACCAGCCCCATCACGTCCCCCACTCAGTCCCCGACGCCGTCTCCCGTGACCAACCTCAACAGCGTCTGCACAGGGCTCGGCCCGCTCCCAGTCCTCACTCAGTTCCCCCGGCCCGTGGGCCCAGCACAAG GCGACGGGCGCTACTCTCTACTGGGCCAGCCACTGCAGTACAATCTCTCCATCTGCCCTGCTCCTCTGCTGCCCAGCCAGTCCACGTACAGCACACACCAG GGCCAGACAGGGATGAAACACGGAAACCGAGGCAAGAGACAGGCCCTCAAGTCAGCGTCCACCGACCTCGGCACAAGCGACGTAG TGCTGGGCCGGGTGCTGGAGGTGACGGACCTGCCCGAGGGCATCACGCGCACCGAGGCCGACAAGCTCTTCACCCAGCTCGCCATGGCCGGGGCCAAAATCCAGTGGCTGAAGGAGACTCAGGGGCggcgcggggccgggggcggcgcAGGCGACCACCACGGGCCGGCGGAGAACGGCCGGCACCCGGACCTCGCTGCCTTGTACACCGTGGTGGCCGTGTTCCCCAGCCCGCTGGCCGCCCAGAACGCCTCGCTGCACCTCAACAACTCGCTCAGCCGCTTCCGGCTGCGCGGGGCCAAGAAGAACTACGACCTGCGGGTGCTGGAGCGGGCCAGCTCCCAGTAG